A stretch of the Vigna radiata var. radiata cultivar VC1973A chromosome 7, Vradiata_ver6, whole genome shotgun sequence genome encodes the following:
- the LOC106765785 gene encoding oxysterol-binding protein-related protein 4C isoform X1, with protein MQETILEVQEENPYSQYFHHWPKQKSLFPYSIKLLKKQKFEFLRSFSHISLHPIYCQTPLLLHLLDKLNHNRARWEMEVAKGKEAKKIVLTKPFSIEGESDAEPFYRAPNLLRRLLSLLKNVRPGSDLTNFQLPPVFNLPKSQLQCYGESVYCTSSNLLSKCNSEQSPVDRFTSVVAWSISTTRPSSFGVAPYNPILGETHHVSKGYLNVLLEQVSVNPPVSALHATDEKENIEMIWWQQPVPKFRGTSIETEVHGKRMLKLLNHGETYEMNCPRLSIRILPVPRMDWVGNVNIRCPETGLVAEISYTSSYSLLGFGGNRKLIKGKILDPSLFKVLYEVDGHWDKTVQVKDTTSGEVRVIYDAKEVISGLKTPIIKNAEDVLTSESAVVWGELSEAIMRNEWEKAREEKEGVEEREKKMVRERGMKGESWVPKNFRVSYSKDTREWNCSPIHKWVPAAPIIAP; from the exons atgcaggaaacaatattggaggtgcaagaagaaaacCCTTACTCTCAATACTTCCATCATTGGCCCAAACAAAAAAGTTTGTTTCCGTAttcaatcaaattattaaagaagCAAAAGTTTGAGTTCTTACGTAGTTTTTCTCACATCTCACTTCATCCAATCTATTGCCAAACTccgcttcttcttcatcttcttgatAAACTCAATCACAACCGTGCAAG GTGGGAAATGGAGGTTGCGAAAGGGAAGGAagctaaaaaaattgttttgaccAAACCCTTCTCAATAGAAGGCGAATCTGACGCAGAACCGTTTTATAGAGCTCCCAATCTCCTACGTCGCTTGTTAAGTTTACTCAAGAACGTGCGGCCAGGATCAGATCTCACAAACTTCCAG CTGCCGCCTGTGTTTAATTTGCCAAAATCTCAACTCCAATGCTATGGTGAATCAGTGTATTGCACATCTTCCAACTTGCTGAGCAAATGCAACAGTGAGCAGAGTCCAGTGGACAGGTTCACATCTGTGGTAGCATGGAGCATATCTACCACACGCCCTTCATCTTTTGGTGTGGCTCCTTATAATCCTATTCTTGGAGAGACACACCATGTTTCTAAGGGCTATCTCAATGTCCTACTGGAGCAG GTTTCAGTCAACCCTCCTGTGTCTGCCCTCCATGCAACAGATGAGAAGGAAAACATTGAAATGATATGGTGGCAGCAACCTGTTCCAAAATTTCGTG GCACATCCATTGAAACAGAAGTGCATGGTAAACGGATGCTGAAGCTCCTAAATCATGGGGaaacatatgaaatgaattGTCCTCGCCTTTCAATTAGAATTCTTCCTGTTCCTCGGATGGACTGGGTTGGCAATGTTAATATACGGTGCCCTGAGACAGGTCTTGTTGCTGAAATATCGTACACATCAAGTTACTCGCTTTTAGGATTTGGGGGAAATCGCAAATTGATCAAAGGGAAGATCCTTGACCcatcattattcaaagttctCTACGAAGTTGATGGTCATTGGGATAA GACCGTTCAAGTGAAGGATACAACCAGTGGAGAAGTCAGGGTGATATATGATGCAAAAGAAGTCATTTCAGGCCTCAAAACACCTATCATAAAGAATGCAGAG GATGTGTTGACAAGTGAATCAGCTGTTGTTTGGGGTGAGTTGAGTGAAGCCATAATGAGGAATGAATGGGAGAAAgcaagagaagaaaaggaaggtgtggaagaaagagagaagaagatggTGAGAGAAAGAGGTATGAAAGGAGAAAGTTGGGTTCCTAAGAATTTTAGGGTGTCCTACAGCAAAGACACGAGAGAATGGAACTGTTCACCCATTCATAAATGGGTCCCTGCTGCCCCTATTATAGCtccctaa
- the LOC106765785 gene encoding oxysterol-binding protein-related protein 4C isoform X3, with translation MEVAKGKEAKKIVLTKPFSIEGESDAEPFYRAPNLLRRLLSLLKNVRPGSDLTNFQLPPVFNLPKSQLQCYGESVYCTSSNLLSKCNSEQSPVDRFTSVVAWSISTTRPSSFGVAPYNPILGETHHVSKGYLNVLLEQVSVNPPVSALHATDEKENIEMIWWQQPVPKFRGTSIETEVHGKRMLKLLNHGETYEMNCPRLSIRILPVPRMDWVGNVNIRCPETGLVAEISYTSSYSLLGFGGNRKLIKGKILDPSLFKVLYEVDGHWDKTVQVKDTTSGEVRVIYDAKEVISGLKTPIIKNAEDVLTSESAVVWGELSEAIMRNEWEKAREEKEGVEEREKKMVRERGMKGESWVPKNFRVSYSKDTREWNCSPIHKWVPAAPIIAP, from the exons ATGGAGGTTGCGAAAGGGAAGGAagctaaaaaaattgttttgaccAAACCCTTCTCAATAGAAGGCGAATCTGACGCAGAACCGTTTTATAGAGCTCCCAATCTCCTACGTCGCTTGTTAAGTTTACTCAAGAACGTGCGGCCAGGATCAGATCTCACAAACTTCCAG CTGCCGCCTGTGTTTAATTTGCCAAAATCTCAACTCCAATGCTATGGTGAATCAGTGTATTGCACATCTTCCAACTTGCTGAGCAAATGCAACAGTGAGCAGAGTCCAGTGGACAGGTTCACATCTGTGGTAGCATGGAGCATATCTACCACACGCCCTTCATCTTTTGGTGTGGCTCCTTATAATCCTATTCTTGGAGAGACACACCATGTTTCTAAGGGCTATCTCAATGTCCTACTGGAGCAG GTTTCAGTCAACCCTCCTGTGTCTGCCCTCCATGCAACAGATGAGAAGGAAAACATTGAAATGATATGGTGGCAGCAACCTGTTCCAAAATTTCGTG GCACATCCATTGAAACAGAAGTGCATGGTAAACGGATGCTGAAGCTCCTAAATCATGGGGaaacatatgaaatgaattGTCCTCGCCTTTCAATTAGAATTCTTCCTGTTCCTCGGATGGACTGGGTTGGCAATGTTAATATACGGTGCCCTGAGACAGGTCTTGTTGCTGAAATATCGTACACATCAAGTTACTCGCTTTTAGGATTTGGGGGAAATCGCAAATTGATCAAAGGGAAGATCCTTGACCcatcattattcaaagttctCTACGAAGTTGATGGTCATTGGGATAA GACCGTTCAAGTGAAGGATACAACCAGTGGAGAAGTCAGGGTGATATATGATGCAAAAGAAGTCATTTCAGGCCTCAAAACACCTATCATAAAGAATGCAGAG GATGTGTTGACAAGTGAATCAGCTGTTGTTTGGGGTGAGTTGAGTGAAGCCATAATGAGGAATGAATGGGAGAAAgcaagagaagaaaaggaaggtgtggaagaaagagagaagaagatggTGAGAGAAAGAGGTATGAAAGGAGAAAGTTGGGTTCCTAAGAATTTTAGGGTGTCCTACAGCAAAGACACGAGAGAATGGAACTGTTCACCCATTCATAAATGGGTCCCTGCTGCCCCTATTATAGCtccctaa
- the LOC106765785 gene encoding oxysterol-binding protein-related protein 4C isoform X2 has protein sequence MFKVRWEMEVAKGKEAKKIVLTKPFSIEGESDAEPFYRAPNLLRRLLSLLKNVRPGSDLTNFQLPPVFNLPKSQLQCYGESVYCTSSNLLSKCNSEQSPVDRFTSVVAWSISTTRPSSFGVAPYNPILGETHHVSKGYLNVLLEQVSVNPPVSALHATDEKENIEMIWWQQPVPKFRGTSIETEVHGKRMLKLLNHGETYEMNCPRLSIRILPVPRMDWVGNVNIRCPETGLVAEISYTSSYSLLGFGGNRKLIKGKILDPSLFKVLYEVDGHWDKTVQVKDTTSGEVRVIYDAKEVISGLKTPIIKNAEDVLTSESAVVWGELSEAIMRNEWEKAREEKEGVEEREKKMVRERGMKGESWVPKNFRVSYSKDTREWNCSPIHKWVPAAPIIAP, from the exons ATGTTTAAGGTTAGGTGGGAAATGGAGGTTGCGAAAGGGAAGGAagctaaaaaaattgttttgaccAAACCCTTCTCAATAGAAGGCGAATCTGACGCAGAACCGTTTTATAGAGCTCCCAATCTCCTACGTCGCTTGTTAAGTTTACTCAAGAACGTGCGGCCAGGATCAGATCTCACAAACTTCCAG CTGCCGCCTGTGTTTAATTTGCCAAAATCTCAACTCCAATGCTATGGTGAATCAGTGTATTGCACATCTTCCAACTTGCTGAGCAAATGCAACAGTGAGCAGAGTCCAGTGGACAGGTTCACATCTGTGGTAGCATGGAGCATATCTACCACACGCCCTTCATCTTTTGGTGTGGCTCCTTATAATCCTATTCTTGGAGAGACACACCATGTTTCTAAGGGCTATCTCAATGTCCTACTGGAGCAG GTTTCAGTCAACCCTCCTGTGTCTGCCCTCCATGCAACAGATGAGAAGGAAAACATTGAAATGATATGGTGGCAGCAACCTGTTCCAAAATTTCGTG GCACATCCATTGAAACAGAAGTGCATGGTAAACGGATGCTGAAGCTCCTAAATCATGGGGaaacatatgaaatgaattGTCCTCGCCTTTCAATTAGAATTCTTCCTGTTCCTCGGATGGACTGGGTTGGCAATGTTAATATACGGTGCCCTGAGACAGGTCTTGTTGCTGAAATATCGTACACATCAAGTTACTCGCTTTTAGGATTTGGGGGAAATCGCAAATTGATCAAAGGGAAGATCCTTGACCcatcattattcaaagttctCTACGAAGTTGATGGTCATTGGGATAA GACCGTTCAAGTGAAGGATACAACCAGTGGAGAAGTCAGGGTGATATATGATGCAAAAGAAGTCATTTCAGGCCTCAAAACACCTATCATAAAGAATGCAGAG GATGTGTTGACAAGTGAATCAGCTGTTGTTTGGGGTGAGTTGAGTGAAGCCATAATGAGGAATGAATGGGAGAAAgcaagagaagaaaaggaaggtgtggaagaaagagagaagaagatggTGAGAGAAAGAGGTATGAAAGGAGAAAGTTGGGTTCCTAAGAATTTTAGGGTGTCCTACAGCAAAGACACGAGAGAATGGAACTGTTCACCCATTCATAAATGGGTCCCTGCTGCCCCTATTATAGCtccctaa